From a single Solenopsis invicta isolate M01_SB chromosome 4, UNIL_Sinv_3.0, whole genome shotgun sequence genomic region:
- the LOC105195595 gene encoding transmembrane and coiled-coil domains protein 2 isoform X3, which produces MASLMVNTSSKNSSRSGSPSRTPLTSHPQQPTANLDHTPRLRNAPISQGEGSTGSGSSGGGGGTGSSLNMKGSNRQRSPGNLIRTGDTMDEPSNTSNTAEPDEFVPNVHPPTDDEGEQYHTTQSFLSNGSSELISDDVDSSATRVRQAIEHIQSKIAKTREQIRIEQTTRDENVNEYLKLAANADKQQLTRIKTVFEKKNQKSAHSISQLQKKLDSYMKKLRNYEMNGAPTSHRQPREMLRDMGQGLKNVGGNIRDGITGFSGTVMSKPREFAHLIKNKFGSADNINTLSLESSNGDNASVEEDKTHHGSATLPGGCSLGSTQSAAAIKFPSEEGSECSSVTSESGPGSRGQPHTCHSNNAALSLKSIFAELQEHRENLDRMREKLDSVKTLQQEVTYLSHSLQEERFRCERLEEQINDLTELHQNEVENLKQTITDMEEKVQYQSEDRLRDIHEMLESCQTKICKMEHQQQQHQQYVTLEGLDNSNARALVVKLINVVLTVLQVVLLLVATGAGIMMPFLRTSCTKPHCFMCRVRILTTTFVVLGIVFVLKQWPEVHDVGSHLMRHLKQTLAMK; this is translated from the exons ATGGCAAGCTTGATGGTGAACACCTCTAGTAAAAACAGTTCTCGCAGTGGATCTCCTAGTAGGACACCTTTGACGTCTCATCCGCAACAACCAACAGCAAACTTGGATCATACTCCAAGATTGCGTAATGCCCCAAT TTCTCAAGGAGAGGGTAGCACAGGCAGTGGaagtagtggtggtggtggtggtaccGGAAGTAGCCTCAACATGAAAGGCAGCAATAGACAAAGATCACCAGGAAATTTAATTCGCACGGGGGATACCATGGATGAACCAAGTAATACCTCAAACACTGCCGAACCAGACGAGTTTGTGCCAAATGTTCATCCACCGACTGATGACGAAGGA gaaCAATACCACACAACCCAATCGTTCCTATCGAATGGTTCTTCTGAGTTGATAAGCGACGATGTCGACTCTAGTGCAACACGAGTTCGTCAAGCTATTGAACACATTCAAAGCAAAATTGCTAAAACGCGAGAGCAGATAAGAATAGAACAAACCACGCGGGATG AAAACGTCaatgaatatttgaaattgGCTGCTAATGCGGACAAGCAGCAGTTAACTCGGATTAAAACTGTATtcgaaaagaaaaatcaaaaatcgGCGCACAGTATTTCACAGCTACAGAAAAAGTTAGACAgctatatgaaaaaattaagaaattatgaaatGAATGGTGCACCGACGAGTCATAGACAACCGAGAGAAATGTTACGCGATATGGGACAAGGACTTAA AAATGTGGGAGGAAACATCAGGGATGGAATCACTGGATTTTCAGG aaCTGTAATGTCTAAACCAAGAGAGTTTGCTCatcttattaaaaacaaatttggaAGTGCtgataatataaatactttatcac TTGAGAGTA GTAATGGTGATAACGCTAGCGTTGAAGAAGATAAAACTCATCATGGATCGGCTACGCTTCCGGGTGGATGCAGTTTGGGATCTACACAAAGCGCAGCGGCTATTAAGTTCCCGTCTGAAGAAGGCTCGGAGTGTTCTAGCGTAACTAGTGAAAGCGGTCCTGGTAGTAGAGGACAGCCGCATACGTGTCACAGTAATAATGCAGCCTTGAGTCTCAAATCTATTTTTGCAGAACTACAGGAACACCGGGAGAATCTTGATCGAATGAGAGAAAAATTAGACAGTGTAAAG aCGTTACAGCAGGAAGTGACATATCTTTCCCATTCCCTCCAAGAAGAACGTTTCAGATGCGAACGTTTGGAAGAGCAGATTAATGACTTAACAGAATTACATCAAAATGAGGTGGAAAACTTGAAGCAGACTATCACAGATATGGAGGAGAAGGTGCAATATCAAAGCGAAGATAGACTACGAGATATACATGAAATGTTAGAAAGTTGTCAAACTAAAATCTGTAAAATGGAACATCAGCAACAGCAGCACCAGCAATATGTAACGTTGGAGGGTTTGGATAATAGCAACGCGAGAGCGTTGgttgtaaaattgataaatgtagTATTGACAGTATTGCAAGTTGTTTTGCTCCTTGTTGCAACGGGTGCTGGTATTATGATGCCTTTTCTCAGAACTAG CTGTACTAAGCCTCATTGTTTCATGTGCAGGGTGCGTATATTAACAACTACATTCGTTGTACTGGGCATAGTATTTGTGCTCAAGCAGTGGCCTGAGGTACATGACGTTGGCAGCCACCTCATGCGCCATCTCAAGCAGACTCTTGCTATGAAGTAG
- the LOC105195592 gene encoding GSK3-beta interaction protein isoform X2, which yields MRNDDEADRVLDAKQWRLEAQAVIDDVRKHVQDLKVSERLINTNQVIYLNLTTLEGLQFCVELSAAGFAIVGNRYDDTSNADNIERFETPYSLLDFVSPQYRNSFGNALLDKLKEIVN from the exons ATGCGAAACGACGACGAAGCGGACCGGGTGCTGGACGCGAAGCAGTGGCGGTTGGAGGCTCAGGCGGTGATCGACGATGTCAGGAAACACGTGCAGGATCTGAAGGTGTCCGAGCGACTGATCAACACAAACCAGGTCATCTACCTGAACCTGACCACGCTGGAAGGTCTACAGTTCTGCGTAGAACTATCAGCCGCCGGCTTTGCTATCGTCGGCAATCGGTACGACGACACGTCGAACGCGGACAACATCGAGCGTTTCGAGACGCCCTACAGTCTGCTGGACTTCGTCAGCCCGCAGTACAGAAATTCCTTTGGAAATGCGCTGCTGGACAAGCTGAAGGAG atTGTAAATTGA
- the LOC105195595 gene encoding transmembrane and coiled-coil domains protein 2 isoform X4, whose product MASLMVNTSSKNSSRSGSPSRTPLTSHPQQPTANLDHTPRLRNAPISQGEGSTGSGSSGGGGGTGSSLNMKGSNRQRSPGNLIRTGDTMDEPSNTSNTAEPDEFVPNVHPPTDDEGEQYHTTQSFLSNGSSELISDDVDSSATRVRQAIEHIQSKIAKTREQIRIEQTTRDENVNEYLKLAANADKQQLTRIKTVFEKKNQKSAHSISQLQKKLDSYMKKLRNYEMNGAPTSHRQPREMLRDMGQGLKNVGGNIRDGITGFSGTVMSKPREFAHLIKNKFGSADNINTLSRNGDNASVEEDKTHHGSATLPGGCSLGSTQSAAAIKFPSEEGSECSSVTSESGPGSRGQPHTCHSNNAALSLKSIFAELQEHRENLDRMREKLDSVKTLQQEVTYLSHSLQEERFRCERLEEQINDLTELHQNEVENLKQTITDMEEKVQYQSEDRLRDIHEMLESCQTKICKMEHQQQQHQQYVTLEGLDNSNARALVVKLINVVLTVLQVVLLLVATGAGIMMPFLRTSCTKPHCFMCRVRILTTTFVVLGIVFVLKQWPEVHDVGSHLMRHLKQTLAMK is encoded by the exons ATGGCAAGCTTGATGGTGAACACCTCTAGTAAAAACAGTTCTCGCAGTGGATCTCCTAGTAGGACACCTTTGACGTCTCATCCGCAACAACCAACAGCAAACTTGGATCATACTCCAAGATTGCGTAATGCCCCAAT TTCTCAAGGAGAGGGTAGCACAGGCAGTGGaagtagtggtggtggtggtggtaccGGAAGTAGCCTCAACATGAAAGGCAGCAATAGACAAAGATCACCAGGAAATTTAATTCGCACGGGGGATACCATGGATGAACCAAGTAATACCTCAAACACTGCCGAACCAGACGAGTTTGTGCCAAATGTTCATCCACCGACTGATGACGAAGGA gaaCAATACCACACAACCCAATCGTTCCTATCGAATGGTTCTTCTGAGTTGATAAGCGACGATGTCGACTCTAGTGCAACACGAGTTCGTCAAGCTATTGAACACATTCAAAGCAAAATTGCTAAAACGCGAGAGCAGATAAGAATAGAACAAACCACGCGGGATG AAAACGTCaatgaatatttgaaattgGCTGCTAATGCGGACAAGCAGCAGTTAACTCGGATTAAAACTGTATtcgaaaagaaaaatcaaaaatcgGCGCACAGTATTTCACAGCTACAGAAAAAGTTAGACAgctatatgaaaaaattaagaaattatgaaatGAATGGTGCACCGACGAGTCATAGACAACCGAGAGAAATGTTACGCGATATGGGACAAGGACTTAA AAATGTGGGAGGAAACATCAGGGATGGAATCACTGGATTTTCAGG aaCTGTAATGTCTAAACCAAGAGAGTTTGCTCatcttattaaaaacaaatttggaAGTGCtgataatataaatactttatcac GTAATGGTGATAACGCTAGCGTTGAAGAAGATAAAACTCATCATGGATCGGCTACGCTTCCGGGTGGATGCAGTTTGGGATCTACACAAAGCGCAGCGGCTATTAAGTTCCCGTCTGAAGAAGGCTCGGAGTGTTCTAGCGTAACTAGTGAAAGCGGTCCTGGTAGTAGAGGACAGCCGCATACGTGTCACAGTAATAATGCAGCCTTGAGTCTCAAATCTATTTTTGCAGAACTACAGGAACACCGGGAGAATCTTGATCGAATGAGAGAAAAATTAGACAGTGTAAAG aCGTTACAGCAGGAAGTGACATATCTTTCCCATTCCCTCCAAGAAGAACGTTTCAGATGCGAACGTTTGGAAGAGCAGATTAATGACTTAACAGAATTACATCAAAATGAGGTGGAAAACTTGAAGCAGACTATCACAGATATGGAGGAGAAGGTGCAATATCAAAGCGAAGATAGACTACGAGATATACATGAAATGTTAGAAAGTTGTCAAACTAAAATCTGTAAAATGGAACATCAGCAACAGCAGCACCAGCAATATGTAACGTTGGAGGGTTTGGATAATAGCAACGCGAGAGCGTTGgttgtaaaattgataaatgtagTATTGACAGTATTGCAAGTTGTTTTGCTCCTTGTTGCAACGGGTGCTGGTATTATGATGCCTTTTCTCAGAACTAG CTGTACTAAGCCTCATTGTTTCATGTGCAGGGTGCGTATATTAACAACTACATTCGTTGTACTGGGCATAGTATTTGTGCTCAAGCAGTGGCCTGAGGTACATGACGTTGGCAGCCACCTCATGCGCCATCTCAAGCAGACTCTTGCTATGAAGTAG
- the LOC105195595 gene encoding transmembrane and coiled-coil domains protein 2 isoform X2 has product MASLMVNTSSKNSSRSGSPSRTPLTSHPQQPTANLDHTPRLRNAPISQGEGSTGSGSSGGGGGTGSSLNMKGSNRQRSPGNLIRTGDTMDEPSNTSNTAEPDEFVPNVHPPTDDEGEQYHTTQSFLSNGSSELISDDVDSSATRVRQAIEHIQSKIAKTREQIRIEQTTRDENVNEYLKLAANADKQQLTRIKTVFEKKNQKSAHSISQLQKKLDSYMKKLRNYEMNGAPTSHRQPREMLRDMGQGLKNVGGNIRDGITGFSGTVMSKPREFAHLIKNKFGSADNINTLSHGSTFYVNDTPHAGNGDNASVEEDKTHHGSATLPGGCSLGSTQSAAAIKFPSEEGSECSSVTSESGPGSRGQPHTCHSNNAALSLKSIFAELQEHRENLDRMREKLDSVKTLQQEVTYLSHSLQEERFRCERLEEQINDLTELHQNEVENLKQTITDMEEKVQYQSEDRLRDIHEMLESCQTKICKMEHQQQQHQQYVTLEGLDNSNARALVVKLINVVLTVLQVVLLLVATGAGIMMPFLRTRVRILTTTFVVLGIVFVLKQWPEVHDVGSHLMRHLKQTLAMK; this is encoded by the exons ATGGCAAGCTTGATGGTGAACACCTCTAGTAAAAACAGTTCTCGCAGTGGATCTCCTAGTAGGACACCTTTGACGTCTCATCCGCAACAACCAACAGCAAACTTGGATCATACTCCAAGATTGCGTAATGCCCCAAT TTCTCAAGGAGAGGGTAGCACAGGCAGTGGaagtagtggtggtggtggtggtaccGGAAGTAGCCTCAACATGAAAGGCAGCAATAGACAAAGATCACCAGGAAATTTAATTCGCACGGGGGATACCATGGATGAACCAAGTAATACCTCAAACACTGCCGAACCAGACGAGTTTGTGCCAAATGTTCATCCACCGACTGATGACGAAGGA gaaCAATACCACACAACCCAATCGTTCCTATCGAATGGTTCTTCTGAGTTGATAAGCGACGATGTCGACTCTAGTGCAACACGAGTTCGTCAAGCTATTGAACACATTCAAAGCAAAATTGCTAAAACGCGAGAGCAGATAAGAATAGAACAAACCACGCGGGATG AAAACGTCaatgaatatttgaaattgGCTGCTAATGCGGACAAGCAGCAGTTAACTCGGATTAAAACTGTATtcgaaaagaaaaatcaaaaatcgGCGCACAGTATTTCACAGCTACAGAAAAAGTTAGACAgctatatgaaaaaattaagaaattatgaaatGAATGGTGCACCGACGAGTCATAGACAACCGAGAGAAATGTTACGCGATATGGGACAAGGACTTAA AAATGTGGGAGGAAACATCAGGGATGGAATCACTGGATTTTCAGG aaCTGTAATGTCTAAACCAAGAGAGTTTGCTCatcttattaaaaacaaatttggaAGTGCtgataatataaatactttatcac ATGGCTCGACTTTTTATGTAAACGATACACCGCATGCAGGTAATGGTGATAACGCTAGCGTTGAAGAAGATAAAACTCATCATGGATCGGCTACGCTTCCGGGTGGATGCAGTTTGGGATCTACACAAAGCGCAGCGGCTATTAAGTTCCCGTCTGAAGAAGGCTCGGAGTGTTCTAGCGTAACTAGTGAAAGCGGTCCTGGTAGTAGAGGACAGCCGCATACGTGTCACAGTAATAATGCAGCCTTGAGTCTCAAATCTATTTTTGCAGAACTACAGGAACACCGGGAGAATCTTGATCGAATGAGAGAAAAATTAGACAGTGTAAAG aCGTTACAGCAGGAAGTGACATATCTTTCCCATTCCCTCCAAGAAGAACGTTTCAGATGCGAACGTTTGGAAGAGCAGATTAATGACTTAACAGAATTACATCAAAATGAGGTGGAAAACTTGAAGCAGACTATCACAGATATGGAGGAGAAGGTGCAATATCAAAGCGAAGATAGACTACGAGATATACATGAAATGTTAGAAAGTTGTCAAACTAAAATCTGTAAAATGGAACATCAGCAACAGCAGCACCAGCAATATGTAACGTTGGAGGGTTTGGATAATAGCAACGCGAGAGCGTTGgttgtaaaattgataaatgtagTATTGACAGTATTGCAAGTTGTTTTGCTCCTTGTTGCAACGGGTGCTGGTATTATGATGCCTTTTCTCAGAACTAG GGTGCGTATATTAACAACTACATTCGTTGTACTGGGCATAGTATTTGTGCTCAAGCAGTGGCCTGAGGTACATGACGTTGGCAGCCACCTCATGCGCCATCTCAAGCAGACTCTTGCTATGAAGTAG
- the LOC105195592 gene encoding GSK3-beta interaction protein isoform X1 translates to MRNDDEADRVLDAKQWRLEAQAVIDDVRKHVQDLKVSERLINTNQVIYLNLTTLEGLQFCVELSAAGFAIVGNRYDDTSNADNIERFETPYSLLDFVSPQYRNSFGNALLDKLKELSDKR, encoded by the coding sequence ATGCGAAACGACGACGAAGCGGACCGGGTGCTGGACGCGAAGCAGTGGCGGTTGGAGGCTCAGGCGGTGATCGACGATGTCAGGAAACACGTGCAGGATCTGAAGGTGTCCGAGCGACTGATCAACACAAACCAGGTCATCTACCTGAACCTGACCACGCTGGAAGGTCTACAGTTCTGCGTAGAACTATCAGCCGCCGGCTTTGCTATCGTCGGCAATCGGTACGACGACACGTCGAACGCGGACAACATCGAGCGTTTCGAGACGCCCTACAGTCTGCTGGACTTCGTCAGCCCGCAGTACAGAAATTCCTTTGGAAATGCGCTGCTGGACAAGCTGAAGGAGTTGAGTGATAAGCGATAA
- the LOC105195595 gene encoding transmembrane and coiled-coil domains protein 2 isoform X1 codes for MASLMVNTSSKNSSRSGSPSRTPLTSHPQQPTANLDHTPRLRNAPISQGEGSTGSGSSGGGGGTGSSLNMKGSNRQRSPGNLIRTGDTMDEPSNTSNTAEPDEFVPNVHPPTDDEGEQYHTTQSFLSNGSSELISDDVDSSATRVRQAIEHIQSKIAKTREQIRIEQTTRDENVNEYLKLAANADKQQLTRIKTVFEKKNQKSAHSISQLQKKLDSYMKKLRNYEMNGAPTSHRQPREMLRDMGQGLKNVGGNIRDGITGFSGTVMSKPREFAHLIKNKFGSADNINTLSHGSTFYVNDTPHAGNGDNASVEEDKTHHGSATLPGGCSLGSTQSAAAIKFPSEEGSECSSVTSESGPGSRGQPHTCHSNNAALSLKSIFAELQEHRENLDRMREKLDSVKTLQQEVTYLSHSLQEERFRCERLEEQINDLTELHQNEVENLKQTITDMEEKVQYQSEDRLRDIHEMLESCQTKICKMEHQQQQHQQYVTLEGLDNSNARALVVKLINVVLTVLQVVLLLVATGAGIMMPFLRTSCTKPHCFMCRVRILTTTFVVLGIVFVLKQWPEVHDVGSHLMRHLKQTLAMK; via the exons ATGGCAAGCTTGATGGTGAACACCTCTAGTAAAAACAGTTCTCGCAGTGGATCTCCTAGTAGGACACCTTTGACGTCTCATCCGCAACAACCAACAGCAAACTTGGATCATACTCCAAGATTGCGTAATGCCCCAAT TTCTCAAGGAGAGGGTAGCACAGGCAGTGGaagtagtggtggtggtggtggtaccGGAAGTAGCCTCAACATGAAAGGCAGCAATAGACAAAGATCACCAGGAAATTTAATTCGCACGGGGGATACCATGGATGAACCAAGTAATACCTCAAACACTGCCGAACCAGACGAGTTTGTGCCAAATGTTCATCCACCGACTGATGACGAAGGA gaaCAATACCACACAACCCAATCGTTCCTATCGAATGGTTCTTCTGAGTTGATAAGCGACGATGTCGACTCTAGTGCAACACGAGTTCGTCAAGCTATTGAACACATTCAAAGCAAAATTGCTAAAACGCGAGAGCAGATAAGAATAGAACAAACCACGCGGGATG AAAACGTCaatgaatatttgaaattgGCTGCTAATGCGGACAAGCAGCAGTTAACTCGGATTAAAACTGTATtcgaaaagaaaaatcaaaaatcgGCGCACAGTATTTCACAGCTACAGAAAAAGTTAGACAgctatatgaaaaaattaagaaattatgaaatGAATGGTGCACCGACGAGTCATAGACAACCGAGAGAAATGTTACGCGATATGGGACAAGGACTTAA AAATGTGGGAGGAAACATCAGGGATGGAATCACTGGATTTTCAGG aaCTGTAATGTCTAAACCAAGAGAGTTTGCTCatcttattaaaaacaaatttggaAGTGCtgataatataaatactttatcac ATGGCTCGACTTTTTATGTAAACGATACACCGCATGCAGGTAATGGTGATAACGCTAGCGTTGAAGAAGATAAAACTCATCATGGATCGGCTACGCTTCCGGGTGGATGCAGTTTGGGATCTACACAAAGCGCAGCGGCTATTAAGTTCCCGTCTGAAGAAGGCTCGGAGTGTTCTAGCGTAACTAGTGAAAGCGGTCCTGGTAGTAGAGGACAGCCGCATACGTGTCACAGTAATAATGCAGCCTTGAGTCTCAAATCTATTTTTGCAGAACTACAGGAACACCGGGAGAATCTTGATCGAATGAGAGAAAAATTAGACAGTGTAAAG aCGTTACAGCAGGAAGTGACATATCTTTCCCATTCCCTCCAAGAAGAACGTTTCAGATGCGAACGTTTGGAAGAGCAGATTAATGACTTAACAGAATTACATCAAAATGAGGTGGAAAACTTGAAGCAGACTATCACAGATATGGAGGAGAAGGTGCAATATCAAAGCGAAGATAGACTACGAGATATACATGAAATGTTAGAAAGTTGTCAAACTAAAATCTGTAAAATGGAACATCAGCAACAGCAGCACCAGCAATATGTAACGTTGGAGGGTTTGGATAATAGCAACGCGAGAGCGTTGgttgtaaaattgataaatgtagTATTGACAGTATTGCAAGTTGTTTTGCTCCTTGTTGCAACGGGTGCTGGTATTATGATGCCTTTTCTCAGAACTAG CTGTACTAAGCCTCATTGTTTCATGTGCAGGGTGCGTATATTAACAACTACATTCGTTGTACTGGGCATAGTATTTGTGCTCAAGCAGTGGCCTGAGGTACATGACGTTGGCAGCCACCTCATGCGCCATCTCAAGCAGACTCTTGCTATGAAGTAG